The following proteins are co-located in the Halarcobacter sp. genome:
- a CDS encoding DEAD/DEAH box helicase: MSFSHLGLNPNILKAIKEQGYTKPTPIQKQAIPIVLEKNDILAAAQTGTGKTAAFTLPLLEIMNRKKTKNEKKHSIKALILTPTRELASQVAENIDAYCKYLPYKTAVVFGGVGINPQKATLRKGVDIVIATPGRLLDHISQKTIDLSKVDFLVLDEADRMLDMGFIHDIKKIVTYIPKHRQTLLFSATFSNEIKKLSQSFLDNPKLIEVARSNTLTKQVSQVVHYVKKDRKRDLLVSLLSSQSWNQVLVFTRTKHGANKLCEFLNRNNINSLAIHGGKSQGARTTALKDFKLKKTRVLVATDIAARGLDIEQLPHVINFELPNVPEDYVHRIGRTGRAGNIGEAISLVCDEEFQFLKDIEKLTKTDIPIKTVEGFTVVKLNRVSKKSTSSNSSRRNRTNSRNRKNNDNSRSTRRDRPSQERRKQRV, translated from the coding sequence ATGTCATTTTCACACCTAGGATTAAATCCTAATATTTTAAAAGCAATAAAAGAGCAAGGGTATACAAAACCTACTCCTATTCAAAAGCAAGCAATTCCTATCGTATTAGAAAAAAACGATATTTTAGCTGCTGCACAAACAGGTACTGGTAAAACAGCTGCATTTACACTTCCATTATTAGAGATAATGAATCGTAAAAAAACAAAAAATGAGAAAAAACACTCTATAAAAGCTCTTATTTTAACTCCAACAAGAGAGTTAGCTTCTCAAGTTGCAGAAAATATTGATGCATATTGTAAATATCTTCCTTATAAAACAGCAGTAGTTTTTGGTGGGGTTGGAATAAATCCTCAAAAAGCAACTTTAAGAAAAGGTGTTGATATAGTTATAGCAACACCAGGAAGATTATTAGATCATATTTCACAAAAAACAATAGATTTATCAAAAGTAGATTTTTTAGTTCTTGATGAAGCGGATAGAATGCTTGATATGGGGTTTATTCACGATATTAAAAAGATTGTAACATATATCCCTAAACATAGACAAACTCTTTTGTTTTCTGCAACATTTTCAAATGAGATAAAAAAACTATCACAATCATTTTTAGATAATCCAAAACTAATAGAGGTTGCAAGAAGCAATACTTTGACAAAACAAGTTTCCCAAGTGGTTCATTATGTTAAGAAAGATAGAAAAAGAGACCTTTTAGTTTCTTTATTATCATCTCAAAGCTGGAATCAAGTTCTTGTTTTTACAAGAACAAAACATGGTGCAAATAAGTTATGTGAATTTTTAAATAGAAATAATATAAATTCCCTTGCTATACATGGTGGAAAATCACAAGGTGCAAGAACAACCGCCTTAAAAGATTTTAAACTAAAAAAGACAAGAGTATTAGTTGCAACTGATATTGCAGCTAGGGGGCTTGATATTGAACAACTTCCCCATGTAATAAATTTTGAGTTACCTAATGTTCCTGAAGATTATGTTCATAGAATTGGAAGAACAGGTAGGGCAGGAAATATTGGAGAAGCTATATCTTTAGTTTGTGATGAAGAGTTTCAATTTTTAAAAGATATAGAAAAACTTACAAAAACAGATATTCCTATAAAAACTGTTGAAGGGTTTACAGTAGTAAAATTAAATAGGGTAAGCAAAAAATCCACTTCATCAAATAGTTCTAGAAGAAATAGAACAAATAGTAGAAATCGTAAAAATAATGATAACTCTAGAAGTACTAGAAGAGATAGACCAAGTCAAGAAAGAAGAAAACAAAGAGTTTAA
- the sppA gene encoding signal peptide peptidase SppA: protein MFNILRKIFYPIIAILDFITKYFKTIVFLTIIYFFVSSSEDSAISGESFEMANLQKIELYGPIMTADKVLAQIEEAKKNKNIKGVLLDVNSPGGAVAPSVEIAYAIKELREVKPVVAYASGIMASGSYYSSIWADKIIANPGSMVGSIGVIFQGTNLEELMDKIGVKTQTIKAGRYKESGTPTREWTNYEKEELEKVIKDTYSMFVSDVAKARKLKVENHTKFADAHIFTSSQAKAVGLVDKVATISYAKNEIIKLAKVKEPIWKKEDKFDKFLDRVISEAVTNFSVMFNSNLKAY, encoded by the coding sequence ATGTTTAATATTTTAAGAAAAATATTTTATCCAATAATTGCAATACTAGATTTTATTACTAAATATTTTAAAACAATAGTTTTTTTAACAATAATTTATTTTTTTGTTTCTAGTTCTGAAGATTCTGCAATAAGTGGTGAGAGTTTTGAAATGGCAAACTTACAAAAGATTGAGCTTTATGGGCCAATTATGACAGCAGATAAAGTTTTAGCACAAATAGAAGAAGCAAAGAAAAATAAGAATATCAAAGGTGTTTTACTAGATGTTAATTCTCCAGGTGGAGCAGTAGCACCATCTGTTGAAATTGCATATGCAATAAAAGAGTTAAGAGAAGTTAAGCCAGTTGTTGCATATGCAAGTGGGATAATGGCTAGTGGAAGTTACTATTCTTCAATTTGGGCAGATAAAATTATTGCAAATCCAGGGAGTATGGTTGGTTCAATTGGTGTTATTTTCCAAGGAACAAATTTAGAAGAATTAATGGATAAAATTGGAGTAAAAACACAAACAATAAAAGCAGGAAGATATAAAGAATCTGGTACTCCAACTAGAGAATGGACAAATTATGAAAAAGAGGAGCTTGAAAAAGTTATAAAAGATACTTATTCTATGTTTGTTAGTGATGTTGCAAAAGCAAGAAAATTAAAAGTAGAAAATCATACAAAATTTGCTGATGCACATATTTTCACTTCTTCTCAAGCTAAAGCTGTTGGTTTAGTTGATAAAGTAGCTACAATCTCATATGCAAAAAATGAGATAATAAAGTTAGCAAAAGTAAAAGAACCTATTTGGAAAAAAGAGGATAAATTTGATAAATTTTTAGATAGGGTAATAAGTGAAGCCGTAACTAATTTTTCAGTAATGTTTAACTCTAATTTAAAAGCTTACTAA
- a CDS encoding acetate kinase encodes MLVFILNAGSSSLKYQLMNPIIKKVFASGICERIGIDGVLKHEFGDGKELKLEIDMPTHKEAIEAVLSTLTAGEGKVIDSINDIEAIGHRAVHGGEEFSGSVMVTNKVIETMKRLIPLAPLHNPANILGMEICQELMPGKPNVAVFDTAFHQTMPDYAYMYALPYDQYTKHGIRKYGFHGTSHYFVSNEARQMLDKKHNTRIIVCHLGNGSSVSAVQDGKCIDTSMGLTPIQGLMMGTRSGDVGAGALQYMMSQEGMTIDEALNIMNKKSGILGISGKSSDLREVLEGMTNGEERCRLAVDMVAYNIKKYVGSYVAALDGVDALCFTGGIGENASLIREKVCAGLDAMGLVLDPVKNNKRSSSARDIATNGSASRIFVIPTNEEYVIANDTYKVVMGGKC; translated from the coding sequence ATGTTAGTATTTATTTTAAACGCAGGAAGTTCATCATTAAAGTATCAGTTAATGAATCCAATTATCAAGAAAGTTTTTGCTTCTGGTATTTGTGAAAGAATTGGTATTGATGGTGTTTTAAAGCACGAGTTTGGTGATGGTAAAGAGCTTAAACTTGAAATCGATATGCCAACTCACAAAGAAGCTATTGAGGCTGTTTTATCTACTCTTACTGCTGGTGAGGGTAAGGTTATTGATTCTATTAATGACATAGAAGCTATTGGGCATAGAGCTGTTCATGGGGGAGAAGAGTTCTCTGGTTCAGTAATGGTTACAAATAAAGTAATTGAAACTATGAAAAGACTTATTCCACTTGCACCTTTACACAATCCTGCAAATATTCTTGGTATGGAGATCTGTCAAGAATTAATGCCAGGGAAACCAAATGTAGCTGTATTTGATACTGCATTCCACCAAACAATGCCAGATTATGCATATATGTATGCATTACCATATGATCAATACACTAAACATGGTATTAGAAAATATGGTTTCCATGGTACATCTCACTACTTCGTTTCAAATGAAGCTAGACAAATGTTAGATAAAAAACACAATACAAGAATTATTGTTTGCCACTTAGGTAATGGTTCTTCTGTTTCAGCTGTACAAGATGGAAAATGTATTGATACATCTATGGGATTAACACCTATTCAAGGTCTTATGATGGGTACTAGATCTGGTGATGTTGGTGCTGGTGCATTACAATATATGATGAGTCAAGAGGGTATGACTATTGATGAAGCATTAAATATTATGAATAAAAAATCTGGTATCTTAGGAATTTCAGGTAAATCTTCTGACTTAAGAGAAGTATTAGAAGGTATGACTAATGGTGAAGAAAGATGTAGATTAGCTGTTGATATGGTTGCATACAACATCAAAAAATATGTTGGTTCTTATGTTGCTGCTCTTGATGGAGTAGATGCATTATGTTTCACTGGTGGTATTGGTGAAAATGCTTCACTTATTAGAGAAAAAGTTTGTGCTGGTCTAGATGCAATGGGATTAGTATTAGACCCAGTTAAAAATAATAAAAGATCTAGTAGTGCAAGAGATATTGCTACTAATGGTTCTGCTTCAAGAATCTTTGTTATTCCTACAAATGAAGAATACGTTATTGCTAATGATACTTATAAAGTTGTTATGGGTGGTAAATGCTAA
- the cowN gene encoding N(2)-fixation sustaining protein CowN, with the protein MSKLEIKVDESYESFKNIDCFENACVVIDNMLRVLENPKNMNIYWKKIVPMIPQAYYDRDPKSDTKEELLYLVCSNSFYLDELFEKAEDEQAIDALNKCEQECC; encoded by the coding sequence ATGTCAAAGTTAGAAATAAAAGTTGATGAAAGTTATGAAAGTTTCAAAAATATAGATTGCTTTGAAAATGCTTGTGTTGTTATTGATAATATGTTAAGGGTATTAGAAAATCCAAAAAATATGAATATTTATTGGAAAAAAATTGTGCCAATGATTCCTCAAGCATATTATGACAGAGACCCAAAGTCAGATACTAAAGAAGAACTATTATATTTAGTTTGTTCAAATAGTTTTTATCTTGATGAACTTTTTGAAAAAGCTGAAGATGAGCAAGCAATTGATGCATTAAATAAATGTGAACAAGAGTGTTGTTAG
- a CDS encoding acetate kinase, producing the protein MLVFILNAGSSSLKYQLMNPIIKKVFASGICERIGIDGVLKHEFGDDKELKLEIDMPTHKEAIEAVLSILTTGEGKVIDSINDIEAIGHRVAHGGESFKSSVLVTDEVLTEIERLIPLAPLHNPANILGIKICQELMPGKPNVTVFDTVFHQTMPDYAYMYALPYDQYTKHAIRKYGFHGTSHYYVSNEARGMLDKKHNTRIVVCHLGNGSSVTAVLNGKSIDTSMGLTPVQGLMMGTRSGDVGAGAISYMMKQEGLDIDQITELMNKKSGILGISGKSSDLREVLANMDTDERCRLAVDMVAYNIKKYVGSYVAALDGIDALCFTGGIGENSALIREIVCTGLDGMGLVLDPIKNNKKRSDSRDIATNSSSARIFVIPTNEEYVIANDTYKVVSQS; encoded by the coding sequence ATGTTAGTATTTATTTTAAACGCAGGAAGTTCATCATTAAAGTATCAGTTAATGAATCCAATTATCAAGAAAGTTTTTGCTTCTGGTATTTGTGAAAGAATTGGTATTGATGGTGTTTTAAAGCACGAGTTTGGTGATGATAAAGAGCTTAAACTTGAAATCGATATGCCAACTCACAAAGAAGCTATTGAGGCTGTTTTATCTATTCTTACTACTGGTGAGGGTAAAGTTATTGATTCTATTAATGACATAGAAGCTATTGGTCACAGAGTTGCACATGGGGGAGAATCATTTAAAAGCTCTGTTTTAGTAACTGATGAAGTTTTAACAGAAATTGAAAGACTTATCCCACTTGCTCCTTTACACAATCCTGCAAATATTCTTGGTATTAAAATCTGCCAAGAGTTAATGCCAGGGAAACCAAATGTTACAGTGTTTGATACAGTATTTCACCAAACAATGCCAGATTATGCATATATGTATGCACTTCCATATGATCAATATACTAAACACGCTATCAGAAAATATGGTTTCCATGGTACATCTCATTATTATGTTTCAAATGAAGCTAGAGGAATGCTTGATAAAAAACACAATACAAGAATTGTAGTTTGTCACTTAGGTAATGGTTCTTCTGTAACTGCTGTATTAAATGGAAAATCTATTGATACATCTATGGGATTAACACCTGTTCAAGGTCTTATGATGGGTACTAGATCTGGTGATGTTGGTGCTGGTGCAATTAGTTATATGATGAAGCAAGAGGGTTTAGATATAGATCAAATAACTGAACTTATGAATAAAAAATCTGGTATCTTAGGAATATCTGGTAAATCTTCTGACTTAAGAGAAGTATTGGCAAATATGGATACAGATGAAAGATGTAGATTAGCTGTAGACATGGTTGCATACAACATCAAAAAATATGTTGGTTCTTATGTTGCTGCTCTTGATGGAATTGATGCTTTATGTTTCACTGGTGGAATTGGGGAAAACTCTGCACTTATTAGAGAAATTGTATGTACAGGACTTGATGGTATGGGATTAGTTCTTGACCCAATAAAAAACAATAAAAAGAGAAGTGATTCAAGAGATATTGCAACAAATAGTTCAAGTGCAAGAATTTTTGTAATACCAACAAATGAGGAATATGTTATTGCTAATGATACATACAAAGTAGTTTCACAATCATAA
- the pta gene encoding phosphate acetyltransferase, with product MGLIESIKENAKKELRTIVLPESEDERVLKATQMVLEEKTANVVLIGNEDTIKADAAACGANIDGATIIDPKSYDGIEKYVDELVELRKSKGLSKEEATEIMTTEPRFFGCMMVRLGDAHGLVAGSNSPTADVLRAAIQVIKTAPGINTVSSAFIMETADGKFGDNGLILFADCAVIPEPNAEQLADIACATAATAKSVVGIDPRVAMLSFSTKGSANHPLVDKVQYAVDILTERNVDFAFDGEMQADAAIVEAIGAKKAPDSKVAGKANVLVFPDLQSGNIGYKLVQRFAGANAHGPVVQGLAKPVNDLSRGCSVEDIANLVAITATQI from the coding sequence ATGGGTTTAATAGAGAGTATTAAAGAGAATGCAAAAAAAGAACTAAGAACTATAGTTCTTCCAGAATCAGAAGATGAAAGAGTGTTAAAAGCAACACAAATGGTTCTGGAAGAAAAAACTGCTAATGTAGTTTTAATTGGGAATGAAGATACAATTAAAGCTGATGCCGCTGCTTGTGGTGCTAATATTGATGGTGCTACAATTATTGATCCAAAATCTTATGATGGCATTGAAAAGTATGTTGACGAGTTAGTTGAGCTTAGAAAGTCAAAAGGTCTTTCTAAAGAGGAAGCTACTGAGATTATGACTACTGAACCTAGATTCTTTGGTTGTATGATGGTTAGACTTGGTGATGCACATGGGCTTGTTGCAGGTTCAAACTCACCTACTGCTGACGTATTAAGAGCTGCTATTCAAGTTATCAAAACTGCTCCTGGTATAAATACTGTTTCTTCAGCATTTATTATGGAAACTGCTGATGGAAAATTTGGAGATAATGGGCTTATATTATTCGCTGACTGTGCGGTAATTCCTGAGCCAAATGCTGAACAACTTGCTGACATTGCTTGTGCTACTGCTGCTACTGCAAAATCTGTTGTTGGAATTGATCCTAGAGTTGCTATGTTATCTTTCTCTACAAAAGGAAGTGCTAATCATCCACTTGTTGACAAAGTTCAATATGCTGTTGATATTTTAACTGAAAGAAATGTTGATTTCGCATTTGATGGTGAGATGCAAGCTGATGCTGCTATTGTTGAAGCTATTGGGGCTAAAAAAGCACCTGATTCAAAAGTAGCTGGTAAAGCAAACGTACTTGTATTTCCTGATTTACAATCTGGAAACATTGGTTATAAACTTGTTCAAAGATTTGCTGGTGCTAATGCACACGGTCCTGTTGTTCAAGGTCTTGCTAAACCTGTTAATGACCTTTCAAGAGGTTGTTCAGTTGAAGACATCGCAAACTTAGTAGCTATTACAGCAACACAAATTTAA